One Oncorhynchus kisutch isolate 150728-3 linkage group LG13, Okis_V2, whole genome shotgun sequence DNA window includes the following coding sequences:
- the LOC109903041 gene encoding proline-rich protein 36 isoform X13: MNKDCSEEIQVARPRRSAPIAAPTLAAPVLQAPRSKKSPAVPLPEKEPAPVPVPAPVPAPAPVPVPAPVPAPVQAPVPVPEDATALFGPPLETAFREQKTEVGISEQVVCDVWGAPLPESESLSPDFCFTRTFSTGTPPPLPPKNVPTSPPPTSSPSADAAELPVSIEGSGRKTSIPNLDNIFGPAEPSAFGEESADKWVCFSEELAASERPPPPKDPAPPLPTSPAPPEDPSAPPVPTSPLPSEDSSPSLPPSAHPPLSHRKTLLPLSPLCLPPHSHRKTLLPLSPLCLPPLSHRKNRSLLYSPLHPLQRNQHSAYPQSHPCLKTLHPHPHHFHQRAIHHPPLLHPPLFPLLNHPPALTLFSLSLHPPVLPLFSLSLHPPVLPMFSLSLHPPVLPLFSLSIHPPALPLFSLSLHPPALPLFSLSLHPPVLPLFSLSLPPPALPLSLLWFPLLPKQEHLSPPPAPLALPLWTSPHAPSPHPLSLSRRNRRVLKGQLSLSHLPHRTRTLLKPPPLPKMLARCPVLRLPLRHPLRTGQLCPCQDPRQGAWVVEHPLQLVLLHRQLHQRFSAALPLPLHAPPHDPNCPLGNPARGT, encoded by the exons ATGAATAAGGACTGTA GTGAAGAGATACAGGTAGCTCGGCCAAGACGTTCTGCACCCATTGCAGCCCCCACGTTAGCAGCCCCGGTGCTACAAGCCCCCAG AAGTAAGAAATCGCCAGCAGTACCACTACCAGAGAAGGAACCAGccccagtaccagtaccagccccagtaccagccccagccccagtaccagtaccagcccCAGTACCAGCCCCAGTACAagcaccagtaccagtaccagaggaCGCTACAGCCTTATTTGGACCTCCCCTGGAGACAGCCTTCAGAGAGCAGAAAACTGAAG TGGGAATATCTGAGCAggtggtgtgtgatgtgtggggtGCTCCTCTACCTGAGTCTGAGTCACTGAGCCCAGACTTCTGTTTCACCAGAACCTTCTCCACAGGAA CTCCGCCTCCGCTTCCGCCAAAGAATGTCCCGACCTCCCCTCCTCCGACCAGCTCCCCCTCTGCAGATGCTGCCG AATTGCCAGTATCGATAGAAGGCTCAGGAAGGAAGACCTCCATCCCAAACCTGGACAACATTTTCGGCCCAGCGGAGCCCTCTGCCTTTGGCGAGGAGTCTGCCGACAAGTGGGTCTGCTTCAGCGAGGAATTGGCAGCCTCTGAAAGACCGCCCCCTCCGAAGGACCCAGCCCCGCCCCTACCAACGTCCCCAGCCCCTCCAGAAGATCCCTCCGCCCCTCCTGtacccacctcccctctcccttcggaagactcttctccctctctccccccctctgcccaccctcccctctcccacAGGAAgacccttctccctctgtcccccctctgccTACCTCCCCACTCCCACAGGAAgacccttctccctctgtcccccctctgcctacctcccctctcccacAGGAAGAACCGGTCTCTTCTTTACTCACCTCTGCATCCCCTACAGAGGAACCAGCACTCAGCCTACCCACAGTCCCACCCATGCCTGAAGACCCTACACCCCCACCCACACCACTTCCACCAAAGGGCTATACAccaccccccactcctccaccCACCATTGTTCCCCCTCTTGAATCACCCCCCAGCGTTGACCCTGTTCTCCCTGTCCCTTCACCCCCCAGTGTTGCCCCTGTTCTCCCTGTCCCTTCACCCCCCAGTGTTGCCCATGTTCTCCCTGTCCCTTCACCCCCCAGTGTTGCCCCTGTTCTCCCTGTCCATTCACCCCCCAGCGTTGCCCCTGTTCTCCCTGTCCCTTCACCCCCCAGCGTTGCCCCTGTTCTCCCTGTCCCTTCACCCCCCAGTGTTGCCCCTGTTCTCCCTGTCCCTTCCCCCCCCAGCGTTGCCCCTGTCCCTCCTGTGGTTCCCTCTCCTCCCAAAGCAAGAACACCTGTCTCCGCCACCAGCCCCCCTGGCCCTGCCGTTGTGGACGAGCCCTCACGCACCATCCCCCCACCCCTTGTCTTTgtcgaggaggaacagaagaGTCCTGAAGGGGCAGCTCAGCCTGTCCCACCTGCCCCATCGAACGAGGACCTTGTTGAAACCGCCGCCTCTCCCAAAGATGTTGGCCAGGTGTCCCGTGCTGCGCCTCCCCCTCCGCCACCCCCTACGTACAGGGCAGTTGTGTCCTTGCCAGGACCCACGACAGGGGGCATGGGTAGTG